The Labrus mixtus chromosome 18, fLabMix1.1, whole genome shotgun sequence DNA segment CCCGCACCTCGGCATCTGAGAGCAGGTAGACGAGAGGCACGGGGAAGTCAGGTGTGGACACAGTCAGCTCATCCAGGGGGATTTTACAGAAGTCTTTGCTACTTTTTTCTGGGGGTAAAGTGGGTATTTCATGATCCTCCCTCATGCTGTCTGGATTAAACTGGTTCATCTGGCAGAGAAAGTCTTGTTCCGGCTCCTGACCGTACACTTTACGCTGCTGCAGATAGGACCTCCTCTGCTCCGTGTCCCGCCTCCTGCACCTCTCGTCCAGTTTGCCCACAAATTCCAGCATCCACACCCTGTCGTTCTTTGCCCGAGGATAGACTAACTGCACGTAATGACGGATCAGGTTGACCCGGACGGGGTCGAGCTGTTTTTTTCCAAGAGAGCCACTGCAGTTGTACTGCTTCCGCGCGTTCTCGTGGGTGAAGAGCTCGGGGAACATGAGCACCAGCAGACGGGAGGCAAAGTTTCCAATGGACAAGCTACAATCATAGTTGCTCTTCATCTGCTCCCTGGATAAGAGGTACTCCGGGGAAACAGTGAAGTCCGGAAGAGGGATCTCAAGATTGTCAAAATCCACCGATGTGAGCAGGGACTTTTTGGACTTGCGACCGGGCCTTTCATAGTCCCCCACCTCTGGGACCTTTATGATGGAGACGTCTTCAGGAAGGCTGGCCAGGTCATAGCTTTCTTCATTGATATTGTCAGGCTCGCTTCCATTGCCATTACTGTGAGGACCCTCCAGTGCATCCTCCATATGCTGAATGCACACCTGAAGCCAGCTGTCCTCGGGCACGTCAGGAAAATTTGCTTCCATATACTTTCTTATTATCTCCATCTTGTCAGAGTCCAGAATGAGCTGCCCCACGCTGCTAAAATTGCCGAAGCCTTCTGGCAATTTCCCCTCTTCAAAAACCTCAGGGAAGAGACGGTGcataagaaaaataacaaagtccTCGGGGGAGGAGAACTCGTCCAGCTCCTCTGTGGCTTGTGTATCAAAGGCGAGGTCTGACACGGCCAGGCTGCTCTGCTGGTTGTCTAAAGAGAGAGGCTCCTCCCGGCCCTGCTCGTTAATGAAACGGTAGGTTTGAGGATGCTCTGTCTTTATCCCAGCACCTGTGATTGTCTGCTTCCTGAGCAGCCGAGCGCCCTCCATGTCCCTCTGAGCCCAGAAACGATTAAACAAGTCATTAATCTGAAGGAGGCATTCTTCCTGCCACACACTGTTGTTCTTGACTGAAGGGTAGCACACCTCTACATAGTTACGGATCAGCTGCAGATGTAGAGACTCCAGTGTCCTCTTGCTTGCCATGCACTCATGAGAGCACTCTCTCGCTTTGAAGAGCTCCGGGAAGAGATGCGCGAGCAGCCTACATCCAAGCTCCCCGGCGCCGGACGTCTGCTCCATCAGCTGATTCAATTCTTCACTCGTTAGCAGATATTCAGGCGGAGGCTGGAACTCTGTGACCATCTCAGCGGGCTTGATCTGCTTCTTTATTCGCATGACCTCCAGCGTTAGCAAATCCACTTTGCTATGCAGTTGTGTCATGCTTGAATTGAGGGTGTTGAGAATGAGAAACATTTTCTCAATAAGTGGATAAAGGCTCGAGTTTGTGGAGGACGCTTGGCTCAAAGATTCTGTGGTGCCAAAGGTCTCTAATGGGCCGTTTTCCTCCGAACTTTGGAGCTTGGATGAGAAGATGGTGCTGTAGTTTATGGGATTCCCGGCACCGTGGCTGGCATGCTGCTCCAGGCTCGGTGTGTTCCTCTTCTCAGATATCCTATGAGAGATGCTGAAGAGAGGTTTCCTGTAGGAGACTCTGGATTTCTGCGGGGCCCGTTCCCTCTTCTCTCCAGTTGTGGTGAGGCAAAGAGGCTCAAGTCTGCTGCTCTCCTCCATCAAGTGCCGCCTCATCTAGACAGAGGAAACAACGTTTAAAAACCAATATATATGCTGTAAAACAGACCTTGAACTTAGTTACCCCTGTTGTATATTAAAGTcttaatgtgatttttcacacttaaatataatataaatcaagtatatcctctgaaaataactctgtgagtcatgactgtctacaatgggtgtaacacctgagtcccactgtctgtgatgttttcagagttttcagagtcctatcttcactttgtttacatcgccaggacagccggctgactcctcccctcgtgtataaaagttgtttaattgagggactagagaaaagaagaataacatactgtactcactgcttaactgtgtttctagatcacgctcatttcaggtaaatttacatgcagcgtgaagatacgagcataataaagatcgctagcattagcatgctaacacaacaatgcagcgcgagttgttttggtttcatgctggtgctcaagggcgacatctgctggatcaaaaaatcacatataaagcctttaaagtgtcACGCTTACCTCGCAAGAGACTCTGATTCTCTTACTGCCGGTGGACTGGGTCGTGTTTGAGCCCATCTCTGCAGAGGAGCGTTTACCAGCTTCAGGAAATCCCCCTCCATGTCCTTCAGATGGCTCGCATATAGCAAAGTCATCCGTTTCCTCTTTAAAGTCCTGGGCATGCTTGTGCTCTGCAGagtacacacattttctgagttaaatatttgttttctggtTCACATTAAGAAATGCACATGACTTTAACAACAATGACAAAAGTAAAGCATGTCTCTGAAGATCAGCAGTTATTCATGTAGCCATACTTTGATCTTCTTTTTCATCTCAGTATTGGTGTTTTTAAGAAACAGGAGGCGACATATAACCATAAACAACATAAAGCGTCTGATTTTGTCGTATTTTGTCTGATTAAATACACtaattagttgtttttttcaactaCAATACAATTCTTAACTTCAggcttttaaatattcaaacggGTCTAATGCTGCTATGCTCATAcataattactttttaaaatgtaaacatatctTAAAGGGCTGTTTCTGCTCttgcacatacacagacatataGGATGCAAAGTTTACCTTTCTCAAGCATCGCTTCATCTGAAACTGCTCCATGCTCAGAGGAACTCATAgcctagaaaaaaaataaacacaaagcatTTGAATTAGTTGAAAATCCTTGAACACGTCACTATACATTTTCTAACACCAGAGTAATTCTTCATAGTAATAAGTGGATTCATAACTTGTTAGAAAACTGACtgacaaaaagtagtttcttTTCATAAGAAGAATCACCAGGTTGCATTTCTTCAGCTGCATATGTTTTTATTAGTCTTCAATGATGTAAAATGAACATCTTCTGGGTTTAAGGCAAGGTAAGTTTATATAGCACATAttagcaacaaggcaattcaaagtgctccaacacaagacatcaaaatcaTCATGACAGCGAAAAAATATATTGGAAAGACAAGACCTCACAATGTGCCCTAGGACCTTGATTTGgaagttttaaatatttgacagTTTAGAGACCAGACgtttcaagacaaaaaaaatccgCAAATAATCCAAAATTTCAACACTAGGTCAAGACATTTCtagaaaatacattaaaaatcaTCAAGAAATCAACAACATTTGatcaattatgtttttatttaattgactTTAAAAGATGGACAGACCTATTTTGCTTCATTAATAGCGagtgaaaaaatgtgtaaactaTTTGTTATGGGATTGTTGTGGTGGCTTGTATGCTCCCGTTATGACCGACAGCATGTGATcagctgcaggcaaacacaacTCACTGCTTTGCTTCTTCAGCTTGTGTGCAACCAACAAGGTAAAACCCATAAAACGcaaactcattatttttttaaattttatttattttatttttttacatttttacattttgaccaGATGCTTCTGTGCATGCCATCGTACATTGAGTTGCTAGCTCTTATTAAGCAGCTACTTCCTCATTCTTCCGCCCATGAACCTATGAACCACAACACAAGACAAACCAGCTGCACGAAGCCCCGACACAAGCCTGTCTTTTCAACATCCCTACAGGTAATAATGAATATCATTGCACCTCGTTGCTTTAGTATTGCTACATATCGTTTGTGAATTTTAATGACGCGGCAATGTTTGCGTGGACgaacccccccgcccccccccctctcctcttggTAAATTAACGGTAAAGCGCTCACCTTTACGAGTCCATGCGATCCTGTAGGACTGGTAACGACGTGCTGGACATGTCTGCGCACTGTCACGGAGGTTTATCTGCAGGTTACTCTCATGGttactctgcttcttcttctgcttgttgatgttttttttttctcgctcgGCTTCTCTACTTTCTCGCGTGACGTGACGGCCTGTTGTGTCACTTCCGCACAGCTGTGGAGAgggcgggaaaaacaaaaaaaatgtaatatttacagtctatggggaaaaaaaaaaaaactgtaatatttacagtttatggggaaacaaataaactgtaatatttacagtctatggcggaaaaaaaaaaaaactgtaatatttacagtctatggggaaaaacaaataaactaatatttacagtctatggcggaaaaacaaataaactaatatttacagtctatggggaaaaacaaataaactgtaatatttacagtctatggcggaaaaacaaaacaaactgtaatatttacagtctatgggggaaaacaaataaactgtaatatttacagtctatgggggaaaacaaataaactgtaatatttacagtctatggcagaaacAAATaatctgtaatatttacagtctatgggggaaagaaacaaactgtaatatatacagtctatggcagaaaaacaaaataaactgtaatatttacagtttctggggaaacaaataaactaatatttacagtctatggcgggaaaaacaaataaactgtaatatttacagtttatggggaaacaaataaactgtaatatttacagtctatgggtgaaacaaataaactgtaatatctacagtctattgcgggaaaaacaaataaactgtaatatttacagtttatggggaaacaaataaagtgtaatatttacagtctatgggggaaacaaataaactgtaatatttacagtctatggcagaaaaacaaaacaaactgtaatatttacagttaatggggaaacaaataaactgtaatatttacagtttatggggaaacaaataaactaatatttacagtttatggggaaacaaataaactttaatatttacagtctatggggggaaacaaataaactgtaatatctacagtccattgcgggaaaacaaataaactgtaatatttacagtttatggggaaacaaataaactgtaatatttacagtctatggggaaacaaataaactgtaatatttacagtctatggcagaaaaacaaaacaaactctaatatttacagttcatggggaaacaaataaactgtaatatttacagttcatggggaaacaaataaactgtaatatttacagtctatgggagaaacaaataaactgtaatatttacagtctatggcagaaaaacaaaacaaactgtaatatttacagttaatggggaaacaaataaactgtaatatttacagtctatggcaagaaaaagaaataaactgtaatatttaccgtttatggggaaacaaataaactgtaatatttacagtctatggcgggaaaaacaaataaactgtaatatttacagttcatggggaaacaaataaactgtaatatttacagtctatggcgggaaaaacaaataaactgtaatatttacagtgtatggggtaaaaaaaataaactgtaatatttacagtctatggcgggaaaaacaaataaactgtaatatttacagtctatggcggaaaaacaaaacgaactgtaatatttacagtctatggggggaaacaaacaaactgtaatatttacagtctatggcagaaaaacaaaacaaattctaatatttacagttcatggggaagcaaataaactgtaatatttacagtctatggtgggaaaatcaaataaactgtaatatttaccatttatggggaaacaaataaactgtaatatttacagtccatggcgggaaaaacaaataaactgtaatatttacagttcatggggaaacaaataaactgtaatatttacagtctatggcgggaaaaacaaataaactgtaatatttacagtctatgacgggaaaaataaataaactgtaatatttacagtttatggggaacaaaataaactgtaatatttacagtctatgggggaaacaaataaactgtaatatttacagtctatggcagaaaaacaaaacaaactgtaatatttacagttaatgggtaaacaaataaactgtaatatttacagtctatggcgggaaaaacaaataaaatgtaatattaaccgtttatggggaaacaaataaactgtaatatttacagtctatggcgggaaaaacaaataaactgtaatatttacagttcatggggaaacaaataaactgtaatatttacagtctatggcgggaaaaacaaataaactctaatttttacagtttatggggaaacaaataaactgtaatatttacagtgtatggggtaaaataaataaactgtaatatttacagtctatggcagaaaaacaaaacaaactgtaatatttacagttcatggggaaacaaataaactgtaatatttgcAGTCTATGGCGGAAAAACAAAACGAACTGTAATATTTACggtctatggggaaaaacaaataaattgtaatatttacagtttatggtgaaacaaataaactaatatttacagtttatggggaaacaaataaactgtaatatttacagtctatggggggaaacaaataaactgtaatatctacagtccattgcgggaaaacaaataaactgtaatatttacagtttatggggaaacaaataaactaatatttacagtttatggggaaacaaataaactttaatatttacagtctatggggggaaacaaataaactgtaatatctacagtctattgcgggaaaaacaaataaactgtaatatttacagtccatggcgggaaaaacaaataaaatgtaatatttacagttcatggggaaacaaataaactgtaatatttacagtctatggcgggaaaaacaaataaactataatatttacagtttatggggaaacaaataaactgtaatatttacagtgtatgtggtaaaataaataaactgtaatatttacagtctatggcgggaaaaacaaatgaactgtaatatttacagtctatggcgggaaaaacaaataaactgtaatatttacagtttatggcgatacaaataaactgtaatatttacagtctatggggggaaacaaacaatctgtaatatttacagtctatggcagaaaaacaaaacaaactctaatatttacagttcatggggaaacaaataaactgtaatatttacagtctatggcgggaaaaacaaataaactctaatatttacagtttatggggaaacaaaataaactgtaatatttacagtctatggcggaaaaacaaaacaaactaatatttacagtctatggggaaaaacaaataaattgtaatatttacagtttatggggaaacaaataaactaatatttacagttcatggggaaacaaataaactgtaatatatacagtttatggggaaaaacaaataaactgtaatatttaaagtctatggcaggaaaaacaaataaactgtaatatttacagtctatggtggaaaaacaaataaactgtaatatttacagtctatgtgggaaaaacaaaccaactgtaatatttacagtctatggggaaacaaataaactaatatttacagttcatggggaaacaaataaactgtaatatttacagtctatggggaaaaacaaaacaaaccgtaatatttacagtctatggggaaaaacaaataaactgtaatatttacagtctatggcaggaaaaacaaataaactgtaatattttcagttcatggggggaaaacaaataatctataatagttacagtctatggggggaaacaaataaactataatatttacagtctatgtacggaaaataaataaactgtaatagttacagtctatgggggaaacaaataaactgtaatatttacagtctatggcgggaaaaacaaataaactctaatatttacagtttatggggaaacaaaataaactgtaatatttacagtctatggcggaaaaacaaaacaaactaatatttacagtctatggggaaaaacaaataaattgtaatatttacagtttatggggaaacaaataaactaatatttacagtttatggggaaacaaataaactgtaatatttacagtttatggtggaaaaacaaataaactgtaatatttacagtctatggcaggaaaaacaaataaactgtaatatttacagtctatggtggaaaaacaaataaactgtaatatttacagtctatgtgggaaaaacaaaccaactgtaatatttacagtctatggggaaacaaataaactaatatttacagttcatggggaaacaaataaactgtaatatttacagtctatggggaaaaacaaaacaaaccgtaatatttacagtctatggggaaaaacaaagaaactgtaatatttacagtctatggcaggaaaaacaaataaactgtaatattttcagttcatggggggaaaacaaataatctataatagttacagtctatggggggaaacaaataaactataatatttacagtctatgtacggaaaataaataaactgtaatagttacagtctatgggggaaacaaataaactgtaatatttacagtctatgggggggaaaacaaaataaactgtaatatttacagtctatggggaaaaacaaataaactgtaatatttacagtctatgggggaaaacaaataaactgtaatatttacagtctatggcgggaaaaacaaatgaactgtaatatttacagtctatggcgggaaaaacaaataaactgtaatatttacagtttatggggatacaaataaactgtaatatttacagtctatggggggaaacaaataaactgtaatatttacagtctatggcagaaaaacaaaacaaactgtaatatttacagttcatggggaaacaaataaactgtaatatttacagtctatggcgggaaaaacaaataaactctaatatttacagtttatggggaaacaaaataaactgtaatatttacagtctatggcggaaaaacaaaacaaactaatatttacagtctatggggaaaaacaaataaattgtaatatttacagtttatggggaaacaaataaactaatatttacagttcatggggaaacaaataaactgtgatatttacagtttatggggaaaaacaaataaactgtaatatttac contains these protein-coding regions:
- the bend3 gene encoding BEN domain-containing protein 3, producing the protein MSSSEHGAVSDEAMLEKEHKHAQDFKEETDDFAICEPSEGHGGGFPEAGKRSSAEMGSNTTQSTGSKRIRVSCEMRRHLMEESSRLEPLCLTTTGEKRERAPQKSRVSYRKPLFSISHRISEKRNTPSLEQHASHGAGNPINYSTIFSSKLQSSEENGPLETFGTTESLSQASSTNSSLYPLIEKMFLILNTLNSSMTQLHSKVDLLTLEVMRIKKQIKPAEMVTEFQPPPEYLLTSEELNQLMEQTSGAGELGCRLLAHLFPELFKARECSHECMASKRTLESLHLQLIRNYVEVCYPSVKNNSVWQEECLLQINDLFNRFWAQRDMEGARLLRKQTITGAGIKTEHPQTYRFINEQGREEPLSLDNQQSSLAVSDLAFDTQATEELDEFSSPEDFVIFLMHRLFPEVFEEGKLPEGFGNFSSVGQLILDSDKMEIIRKYMEANFPDVPEDSWLQVCIQHMEDALEGPHSNGNGSEPDNINEESYDLASLPEDVSIIKVPEVGDYERPGRKSKKSLLTSVDFDNLEIPLPDFTVSPEYLLSREQMKSNYDCSLSIGNFASRLLVLMFPELFTHENARKQYNCSGSLGKKQLDPVRVNLIRHYVQLVYPRAKNDRVWMLEFVGKLDERCRRRDTEQRRSYLQQRKVYGQEPEQDFLCQMNQFNPDSMREDHEIPTLPPEKSSKDFCKIPLDELTVSTPDFPVPLVYLLSDAEVREIVQQSLSVGNFAARLLVRLFPELFTPENLRLQYNHSGACNKKQLDPVRLRLIRHYVEAVYPVDKMEEVWHYECVPSIDERCRRPNRKKCDILKKAKRSSTVS